The proteins below are encoded in one region of Telopea speciosissima isolate NSW1024214 ecotype Mountain lineage chromosome 10, Tspe_v1, whole genome shotgun sequence:
- the LOC122643237 gene encoding agamous-like MADS-box protein AGL62, whose product MARKPSMGRQKIEIKRINCEFSRQVTFSKRRAGLFKKASELCTLCGAEIAILVFSPAGKVFSFGHPNVESIVDRFLNENNSPPETAALPLVEAFRGASVCELNQQYTQVLNLMEIEKKRAETLYQSTPEAKQGEPWWEAPIENMGLHELQKLMIFMEELKKNMKKRVDASSIIPYGDGYGFSIGRGLI is encoded by the coding sequence ATGGCAAGGAAACCAAGCATGGGTCGTCAGAAGATTGAGATCAAGAGGATCAATTGTGAATTTTCTCGACAGGTCACTTTCTCTAAACGCCGAGCAGGACTCTTCAAGAAGGCTAGTGAGCTCTGTACTCTCTGTGGTGCTGAGATAGCCATTCTTGTCTTCTCACCTGCAGGTAAGGTCTTCTCCTTCGGCCACCCTAATGTGGAATCCATCGTTGATAGGTTCCTTAATGAAAACAATTCGCCCCCGGAAACCGCTGCATTGCCTCTTGTGGAGGCTTTCCGTGGAGCTAGTGTTTGCGAGCTCAACCAACAGTACACACAAGTGCTCAACCTAATGGAAATCGAGAAGAAGCGAGCTGAGACACTCTACCAATCGACCCCAGAAGCAAAGCAAGGTGAGCCCTGGTGGGAAGCACCCATTGAAAATATGGGATTGCATGAGCTTCAGAAGTTGATGATTTTTATGGAGGAACTTAAGAAGAATATGAAGAAACGTGTTGATGCTTCTTCAATCATCCCTTATGGAGATGGTTATGGTTTTAGTATTGGACGTGGTCTTATCTGA